Within Corvus cornix cornix isolate S_Up_H32 chromosome Z, ASM73873v5, whole genome shotgun sequence, the genomic segment CTTCTTGGGGTCCACGGACCATTTCTGTAGATACCTTTCCTCTGTCTGGGACAGAGTTTAGGTTGTTGGGATCAGGTTAGCCTTCTACCTCTGTCTTACAAAATACCCTGGCAGGCTGGAGACAGAGGAGCAGCTTAACTTTGACATGTGGCTGCCCAGGCAGGCACACAGTGCTCTGGGAAAAACACAAGTTAGGAGGCTgagacacagcactgctctgagcaAAGCATTGGTGCTTCCTAGTCATGGGAAGAAGATGAAGCATGAGATTGTTTGAGAATTTTAGGTGATTTCCACCTCCCTGAGGTACTGGGACTAAGGGAaatgttctttcatttttctgtatgtgAATCTAAGCGTGCCTTGTGTGAGAGCTGCAGTTCATAATTTAACTTCAAATATGTTGGTTTTCATGTGTCAAAGCCCTGAAGCAGTGGGGAGAGGCCAGAGTAACTTCCTAACTAGGGACTGTGTTGGTGTGTCATGCCCTTGTCCTGGATGGGATGCACAGGGGCACATTGATGGGTCCAACCTAAAATATCTTCAGGGAAAGATGGGAGTTCTGGGTTCTCCTTTTTCTGAGCATACCTTTGTTTTAGCTCGGTTTGTGGCAGTTTTGAGGTAAGTTCAGGATGACTTGGGTGACATTGTACTGTTCCCTTCCTGAGGAGTGGTGAGAAAAAACTAGGGATGCTTGCTAGGCTTTGAGATCCCTGTGCCATTACACCCAGGAACCCGTGGCCAAGAGTGCGCCTCACTTAAAACCTGCATTGATTTCCTTGGGAGCTGGCAGTAACAGtggcaggaagggaagaaacagtAGTgtccaggggcagccaggaAGTTCTGGAAGGAAGATCCAGGCTTAGAATTCCAGCCTGGTGTGTGATAAGTTTGCTTTTGTTCCACAGTGGACAGTGGTGAATGGGATGTGCTGATTGCTCACTTCCTTGGCGTCGACCACTGTGGGCACAAACATGGACCTGACCATCCCGAGATGGCAAAGAAGCTCACCCAGATGAATGAGATGCTCAGGTGATTAGGGTGGGGTTGCTAGCTGGCCTCTTACTTCAGCCGGACTGCTGGGATCTTCCTGGGGAACTTAGAGACACTGAGGGCAACATGGGATGCTTTACTGAGCCTGTTAACATGGAAAATAGCTTTGGCCAGCTGGAACCCCAGCTATAGGCAGTGTTGCTCGCAGAGATGCGTGTTGAGAGGTTTGGTTTCAGAGGTAAGGCTGCCTTCAGGTCTCAGAGCCTTGGTTCTCTACCAAGCCATGAGACGATAGTGCAGCTGGAATACAACTGAGCCTCACTCTTTCCATCTTTAACGTGGAGATTGTCCCACTAAGGTCTGGCTAACGTTTGAGAAGCAGATGGAGGACCCTGGCTAGGGAATGAATACTGCATTTACCACACAGACCCATGAGTTGCACCTTTGGGCCAGAGGGCAGGATGGGATCCAGAAATTTCAGTCATGCAGATCTGTATCAGcccaaaatgctgcagcttttgATTCTTAGGAGTGCTCTAAGTTTTGCTGCTAGAAGGAGTTGGTAACTTGCCCTGCTGTATCTGAGAGCACAGTCTATATTGTGTCATACTTACAGCATCCTTCAGGGACTAATCCCTCCTTTTTTCGTTTGAAGTGGGAGATGGCTCACACAACATGATACATGACCCAAATAGAGGCAGCCTAAAATTTGGTTATTGTCAGGAGCATTTCTTCTGAATTGTGTTTTGTCAAGACCCCTGAAGGCACTGTTCAGTGGGGACCCAAGCAAGATCAGTCCACTCTGTCTTAGGACTCTGGATTTTCAGTTTGGCTTTAAATCACCAATTTAAAACACCCTGGTCCCTAGCTTGTAACAGTTCTGCATCAGCATTTAGTTTTGCTCACACCTTTTTGTGGGCTTCACCTCTGTGGTGCAGGCAGATGTCCCCTCCCACCTAGGCTAGTTGAGCCCTTGTCCAGGGAGAAGTTGACCTTCCTTATCTCGATGACAGGTCCTTGGTGGATCATGTGGGGAATGACACTCTTCTTCTGGTGGCTGGGGACCATGGCATGACAGAAACTGGAGACCATGGTGGCGACAGCGAGAAGGAAGTCAATGCAGCACTGTTTGTGTACAGCAGGACACCCCTGTTTGGCAGTGGCCCTCCAGAGGTGAGAAGCTGACTCTTAGCTATCACTGCCTGAGGTGGTATCCAGGCTGAAAACTACATCCTGGGATTACAGAGAGTGACAGGGATTGTTTAGACTGGGAGGGATGATCAGTCTGttgtagaatcatagagtgagctgagttggaagggatccattaggatcatcaagtccgactcctggccctgcacaggccACCCCAAGGGTCACGCTATAttcctgagagcattgtccaaacacttcttgaactctgtcaggctggtgcagtgaccactgccctggggagcctgttcagtgcccaaccatcctctgtgtgaagaaccttttcctactATCCAGCCTAAATCTCTCCTGACACAATTTCAAGCCATTCcttcaggtcctgtcactggtcaccacagagaagagatcagtgcctgacCCTCTTCTTCCCCTTGTTAGGATGTTGAAGGCCACACTGAggccctcagtctcctccaggctgaacagaccgAGTGACCTCAGGcactcctcacacagcttcccctccagacccttcatcacCCTCCTGGCTGTCATTTGGACGGTCCCtaatagcttaatgtctttcttatattgtggcacccaaaatTGCCCTCAGCACTCGAGGAgaggctgccccagctcagagcagagcgggacaatcccctcccttgcccagctggcgatgctgtgcctgatgcccccaggacagggttggccctcctggctgccagggcattGCTGACTCACAGTCACTTGCCATCAGCCAGGAcctccaggtccctttctgtggcactgctttccagccttttcACCTTGAGTGAGAGGAATGGGGAGTTTGTCACCATGTCCTGAGAGAACAGTGGAAGGGCTGATGCAGGATGTGGAGGACTGAAGTGTTTGGAACTCACGTTCAGGCCACTACGGCTGTGAGGGGTGCTTGTGTGAGTCCAGATGTGCTGTTAGACAGCACCTTTCCCAtcaacctgcagctcccagcaggcaTGTTTCCCGTCACAGGACCCTTgggggcagcagagctgtgcttctGCCTGGATTCACCTTTGGATGGGGATGTCTTCTCCACTGTCCTTTCACATGAGTGAAAAGCTGCgttgctgtgttttctctgaatttctgaTTCCTCCCCTGTCTCTGCAGGAGCCTGAGACCATTCCCCAAGTGAACCTGGTGCCCACTATGGCCTTGCTGCTGGGTGTGCCCATCCCCTACAGTAACATTGGGGAGGTGATGGCCGAGCTGTTCTCTGGGGATGGTGACACTGTGTCTGCAGCCTTGCAGCAGCTCTCGGTCTATCACATCAATGCCAAGCAGGTATGGGCTGTGGTAGGCCTCCTATTGAACtagagaggagaaggaatggGTTTTTAACTGCAATCCTCTTCTGTTAGGTGGAGGTGGGGTGATGACATGCTGTTATCTTCATGGGGAACTTATTTTGAAGCATTACATCCTTGCAGTGTTTGCTCCAGTAAAAGACAGCCTCATTTTCCCCAAAGAGAAATGAGAGCCACCTGTTTAGTGCTGTGGTGTGAAAAATACTGTCTGGGAAGGTGGAGGAGGGTTGGATCTAGATGGTCAGAAGTGGATTAGGTAATAGGGGACACTGGTTCCTCAAGTCTGAAGATGACCAGAGGCAAGTCTCATGATTGGAGATTTGAGAGTAAAAGTGGAGGTTTTGATCCTGCTTCAGTTTTGAAGGAGAAACAGTGTTAACAAAAGGCTACTCTAGAtagtgaaagaaggaaaacagtagtgaaggacaaaataaaagaaataactaTGTAACAGGTAATACTAAGGTAGGATACTGAAAGAGCAATTTGTACAAAGTGCAACAAAGTGCAAcaggagcccagcagcagaATGACAAAATTTAAATGAGAGTCTCTACACGAGCTATAAAAGAAGCCCAGGCAATGTAGCAGGCTGAGTGAGAGCCTCTATGAGTGATGTGAGGGCCATCTGTTGTGGCTCTGGTCATGCTACAGAACCAGATTTGCCACAAGCATTGCAAGGCATGTATCTCAGCTAAGGGCCAGTTTGCCTTTGAGGGACTCTGCAttgctggcagcacaggaatAACTCCTCCAGTGTCCAACCAGCTCCTTGGAGTGCCAGTTGGACAGCACTGGTGCAAGccagtgaggagctggagagaaTCACTGCTGATGGGAAGACAGAAATATTCAGCTCTGTattcagagagcagcagagtcCAGTGACATTTAAAGATCATACGTGATGTTAGTGTGCATTAATCACTGAGGATATCAATCATCATCTGTTAGGAATTAGTGTTATCCAGTCGTACctctttaaatatttgcattcatTGTTTGGGGAGGTTTCTGGCTTGATAACAGTGGTGTTGAAGAAGCTGTGGCATTCCACGGGGGCCCATGAGAGAGCCAGTGGATGTGTTTGCCATCCATGGGCAGAGCCAGACTGATTCTGACTGTGCTCTGAGGCAAATGGAAGGTGTGTGAAGTTACGGGTGCATTTCAGGACTGGAGCAGATCTACCCTGCTAAGCAGATGGATGTATGTGCAGGTGCTCTGCCCTGCTAATGCCCCTGTAAGACTTCTTTTATGACTTTAGGATTGTAGCTGCCTCTGTTAATGTCCTCttgaagcagaaagcaaaaagaatgaCCTTTCCTTAACCTATGGTGCAGTCTATTAATGTGCTAGTATTGAATAAAGGGAAGCAGCTTGGTTTGACCCACTGTGAGCTTTTTAATTTGATGTTTTTCCTCAGACAAAACTATAAACTCAAAATGGGGTGCAGATTAACAAGTCATTAATAGAAATGACTTGGACTTCTGGAGGACATTTGCCTTATTGCTGCCAAAGACTCTATAAAAGCCCGTACTGATGCACAGCATTACCAGAGGTGTAGCTGCAGGAATCACTGTGACTGTCAGGATGGATGGATCACTTGAGAGGGATGTCACTTGGCCAGAGGGATTGAATTTTCTGATGGGGACATCCTGGATTTGTGTGACCAGCCCTGGGTGATGTGGCTGGGGACAGGTCTGCCCTAGCACGGCTTGGTAGATTGGGGTTGTTTCCATTCTGAAAGGGCAGTGTAAAGTAGTGAATCCCATTCCCAgtgttccctgtgctgctgtctgaTCCCTTGTTCCCTCTCCTGCAGGTGAATCGCTTCCTGCAGTCCTACTCGCTGGTGGCTCAGgacctgccagcagagcagctccagcacctgcaggagctcttctccagtgctgtggaggagcacacacagctgctggccCAGGTGCAGGGGACGACAGtggtgcctgcagagctggaatccAGGCTGGGAAGCCTCATCGGTCGCTTCCAGCGCTACTTACGGGAGGCACGGGCTGTGTGCACCCAGTCCTGGGCCCGCTTCCACCCCCTGCGTATGGTGGGGGGCTGCATTCTTATTGCCTCCTCCTGCTTGCTCTGCTACATGGTGTCAGAGCTTGCCACGTCCTCGCACTCTTTCTGTCGCAGCTGCCTCCTGTACCCGCTGCCCTGGGTCCTTGTGGGGGCTCTGCTTGGGCTGGCCCACGTTTTCACCCAGAAGGGGCTGGATCTGCTCCTGGTGTCGTCATGGGCAGCCGCTGCTTctcagctgggttttttctggcACTGGTGGGGCCAGCATCCCAAGAGAGCCCGTTTGGCAGGCAGTCAGCCgcccttggccagcagtggccTGAGGCAGAGGCTGCGAgcatggctggggctggccTTCCCCATGGGCATTCTGTTCTTCCGCTGCGGAGCTATGTTTTCTGACAGCTTTGTTGTGGCTGAGGCACGGGTGGCCCCGTTCCTGCTGGCCTCGCTGGTGATGTTGTTAGTAGGGAAGCTCCACTGGGATGGTCGCCTGACTGTTCCAGAAAGtcccaagcagcagctccttggcttTTCTTCTTACCGGAGAGAGATCTGGTACCTGCTGTGCCTCGTGGCCATGCTCCTGGTCTGTGTGCGCCTCTCCAGTTTCTTCCACCAGTGCCGCGAAGAAATTCCTCAGTGCCGGccctctgttttcctctccccGCTTGCCAGCCTGAGAAACACACGGGCCAAGAACCTCTTCTACCTCCTGTGCGTGGCCTTGCTGGCTGGGCTAGTGTACgcagtgcagagctggctgAGGCACTACGGCAACCTGAACAGCTCGGACCCCCTCGTGCTCTTCGTGCGCTGGGGTTTCCCACTGGTGGTCCTCTGCATTGCCTGCTACTGGGCTGTTGCCTCCAGTGCTGATGACTCTCTTGGCaaactgcaggagctggtgcaggTGGCAGTCGTTGTCTTTCCCCGGGCTGTCTATGGACTAGCATCTGTGggactgctgctcctgctgtgcaaTCCCATGACAGTGTTTGCAAAGGACACACGGGAGTTGGCAGGATCCATCGTCACTCCCTACCTGGGGGTTCCCAGCTCCGAAGTCGACTTCCGCCATGTCATCCCTCAGATCTACAAGAGGATGCAGGAGTCTCAGAGGAGCCGGCTGGAGCGGGGTAGCTGCAGGGCCACTGTTGCAGCGTATGGGCTGGGCAGCGTGTACTCAGCAGCCCTGGTCATAGCCCTCACCCTCCTGGGCTTCCTCTTGATGCTTCTGCACAGTGAGCGGCTGAGCTTCgccttcctgctcctctttgTGGAGGCCTTCGTGCTGCTGCACATCCACACGTGTGCCAGAGGCCTTGCTGGAGATGCTGGTGAGTCCCGGCTCAATAGAGCAACCACTGGATGTGTGATCTGGGCCTCACCTGCAGTGACCTTGCCGTAATTCCAGTGGGAGGAGCAGGGTCCAGTTTCTAGTCTTGGGAAATACCGATGCACTGATCCTCAGGATACTCTTAGCTTTTTTAGAGCTGCCTAAATGCTCTAGATTTGAATGTATTGTGGGTGGAGGAGGAGTGTCTTGGGTCAAGGAAAGGACCTCTACACCTACCTCTTCTGCCCAGGATATGAATAGTCACCAAACCTCTCAGGTGCTGACAGAGTCCAGTGGCGGGGCTACTGGCACCAGCAGAGGGGATGCCAGCTCCTTGCTGTATCTGTGGGGGGAGCTGGACTGTTTCCTCTATCTTAAAAGAGCCAACATGGAAgggaaacctggaaaaaaaggtCAATAGGCTTTTTTGGACCATGGATCTGTCTTGTTCCTTCATGCTGATATCCCCACCCCCTGCCTCTGCTTTTGTCTTTATCTCTCAGAGCCATTTTCAGTGCCCTGGTATGCAGTCATCTCCTGGCTCCTTGCTGCTTCCCAGTTCTTCTATTCCACAGGCCACCAGCCCATCTTCCCAGCCATCCACTGGAATGCAGCCTTTGTTGGCTTCCACCTTGACCACAGCACGAACCTCCTGCCTGCTGTCCTGGTGGGCGCCAACACCTTCGCCTCCCATATCCTCTTTGCAGGTAAATCAATTTCTTCCTGGGCTGTGGAGCCTGAGCAGACACAGCTCACTGCAGCGCCTTGTCTGGGACTCTGCAGCTGAGCAAGAGGTGCTAAAGgctccagcaccagctgagcagcagcatcctcacTGTTCCCCTTGTGGCACCACAGCAGCCTGCCCTGGAGCTGAGGTGTATGCTTCCTGCACATCCAGGGCCGGATGGCAGAGCCTAGACTCCTCCTCACCTCCTGGGCTCCAGTAACTTCATGTGCCTTTGTCCTTGAGGTAGTTGGCTGcccgctgctcctgctgtggccCTTTGTGTGTGAGATGACCAACTCACAGAGGAAGAAGCCCAAGAAGGAGTCccgggaggagctgcaggaggtggaGGAGCGCATGATGGAGATGAGGCTGCGGGAGTCTCCAGAGAAGTTCTCCACGGCTCTGTTACGGCTGGGATTGAAGTACCTCTTTGTTCTTGGGGCACAGGTACGGGCAGAGGCAGGGTGCCTGTGGGAAAGGCTGTCTAGGAGGAAATTGGTGTGCTGTGAGAACTGTGGAGCACTCTGATGAGAGAAAGGGGTCAGCCAGGACACAGACAGGTGGGGGGGTGATGTGTCTGGTTGCAGGTGGAAGAGCAGGTCCCTTTTCAGCCATGCCACTTGCTGTGTGCTTTGGGAAGGGCTCCAGCATGGAAGCTGCTGTACGGATTAGGACACTTTTCACACCCATATGCCCAGAGTGGTAATGTCTTGTTCAGGAGCTGCATTGTTGTGATCCTACTCCCTGTCTTCCTTACCATTCCTGTCTCACACCAGCTCTGGTTTTCGTATGTGCTGTGATGATATAGGGAGCTAAACACCAGAAAATTTAATCCTGTGAGAGAAGTGAATAGCTTTCTGGGATTTATCCCTTCAAATCATTCTCCCATGTGGTCCGACCAGAGACAGTGCAGGGGAAGGGGGcaagccctgcagcaggagagcaggagtgCCCCTCTCAGTGAAATAGCAGGTCAGGTTAGCCACAGTGTGAGccctcctctgtgctgccccagcctggcctcggGAGGGCCTGCACATACCCCCAGCTGCTTGTGTTTCCTGACTTGAGGACATCATGGAACGGAGTCCTCTTTAGAATGCTCATTCCTGGTGTGTGCCATGCCAGCCTCTCAGGCATGTGCAATTTAGTACCACCTTCAGATGTGAACCTAGTCCCCAGGAGGTCTCTCCAGAGTCCCCTGTA encodes:
- the PIGO gene encoding GPI ethanolamine phosphate transferase 3 isoform X3; the protein is MQGGAWGSCEDAEWDQGRSGWWGLLRDRMQRWPVVLFLAWVCFLFFAGIGLFMSGFLLSRIELASSSSCADPLVPPPWERQSLPPGSCWAPQRFSKAVLIIIDALHFEFARFDPAKTSPLPYENKLSVLHQLATSQPRHARLYRFRADPPTATMQRIKGLTTGSLPTFIDVGSNFASYAIQEDNLLAQLVQNGRRVVFMGDDTWEGLFPKKFFRSYFFPSFNVKDLHTVDDGILQHLYPTVDSGEWDVLIAHFLGVDHCGHKHGPDHPEMAKKLTQMNEMLRSLVDHVGNDTLLLVAGDHGMTETGDHGGDSEKEVNAALFVYSRTPLFGSGPPEEPETIPQVNLVPTMALLLGVPIPYSNIGEVMAELFSGDGDTVSAALQQLSVYHINAKQVNRFLQSYSLVAQDLPAEQLQHLQELFSSAVEEHTQLLAQVQGTTVVPAELESRLGSLIGRFQRYLREARAVCTQSWARFHPLRMVGGCILIASSCLLCYMVSELATSSHSFCRSCLLYPLPWVLVGALLGLAHVFTQKGLDLLLVSSWAAAASQLGFFWHWWGQHPKRARLAGSQPPLASSGLRQRLRAWLGLAFPMGILFFRCGAMFSDSFVVAEARVAPFLLASLVMLLVGKLHWDGRLTVPESPKQQLLGFSSYRREIWYLLCLVAMLLVCVRLSSFFHQCREEIPQCRPSVFLSPLASLRNTRAKNLFYLLCVALLAGLVYAVQSWLRHYGNLNSSDPLVLFVRWGFPLVVLCIACYWAVASSADDSLGKLQELVQVAVVVFPRAVYGLASVGLLLLLCNPMTVFAKDTRELAGSIVTPYLGVPSSEVDFRHVIPQIYKRMQESQRSRLERGSCRATVAAYGLGSVYSAALVIALTLLGFLLMLLHSERLSFAFLLLFVEAFVLLHIHTCARGLAGDAEPFSVPWYAVISWLLAASQFFYSTGHQPIFPAIHWNAAFVGFHLDHSTNLLPAVLVGANTFASHILFAGSWLPAAPAVALCV
- the PIGO gene encoding GPI ethanolamine phosphate transferase 3 isoform X1, with protein sequence MQRWPVVLFLAWVCFLFFAGIGLFMSGFLLSRIELASSSSCADPLVPPPWERQSLPPGSCWAPQRFSKAVLIIIDALHFEFARFDPAKTSPLPYENKLSVLHQLATSQPRHARLYRFRADPPTATMQRIKGLTTGSLPTFIDVGSNFASYAIQEDNLLAQLVQNGRRVVFMGDDTWEGLFPKKFFRSYFFPSFNVKDLHTVDDGILQHLYPTVDSGEWDVLIAHFLGVDHCGHKHGPDHPEMAKKLTQMNEMLRSLVDHVGNDTLLLVAGDHGMTETGDHGGDSEKEVNAALFVYSRTPLFGSGPPEEPETIPQVNLVPTMALLLGVPIPYSNIGEVMAELFSGDGDTVSAALQQLSVYHINAKQVNRFLQSYSLVAQDLPAEQLQHLQELFSSAVEEHTQLLAQVQGTTVVPAELESRLGSLIGRFQRYLREARAVCTQSWARFHPLRMVGGCILIASSCLLCYMVSELATSSHSFCRSCLLYPLPWVLVGALLGLAHVFTQKGLDLLLVSSWAAAASQLGFFWHWWGQHPKRARLAGSQPPLASSGLRQRLRAWLGLAFPMGILFFRCGAMFSDSFVVAEARVAPFLLASLVMLLVGKLHWDGRLTVPESPKQQLLGFSSYRREIWYLLCLVAMLLVCVRLSSFFHQCREEIPQCRPSVFLSPLASLRNTRAKNLFYLLCVALLAGLVYAVQSWLRHYGNLNSSDPLVLFVRWGFPLVVLCIACYWAVASSADDSLGKLQELVQVAVVVFPRAVYGLASVGLLLLLCNPMTVFAKDTRELAGSIVTPYLGVPSSEVDFRHVIPQIYKRMQESQRSRLERGSCRATVAAYGLGSVYSAALVIALTLLGFLLMLLHSERLSFAFLLLFVEAFVLLHIHTCARGLAGDAEPFSVPWYAVISWLLAASQFFYSTGHQPIFPAIHWNAAFVGFHLDHSTNLLPAVLVGANTFASHILFAVGCPLLLLWPFVCEMTNSQRKKPKKESREELQEVEERMMEMRLRESPEKFSTALLRLGLKYLFVLGAQLLACVCAAMILRRHLMVWKVFAPKFLFESLGFMVSSICLLLGISLVMRVDCAVSTWFSQLRLR
- the PIGO gene encoding GPI ethanolamine phosphate transferase 3 isoform X2, with product MQGGAWGSCEDAEWDQGRSGWWGLLRDRMQRWPVVLFLAWVCFLFFAGIGLFMSGFLLSRIELASSSSCADPLVPPPWERQSLPPGSCWAPQRFSKAVLIIIDALHFEFARFDPAKTSPLPYENKLSVLHQLATSQPRHARLYRFRADPPTATMQRIKGLTTGSLPTFIDVGSNFASYAIQEDNLLAQLVQNGRRVVFMGDDTWEGLFPKKFFRSYFFPSFNVKDLHTVDDGILQHLYPTVDSGEWDVLIAHFLGVDHCGHKHGPDHPEMAKKLTQMNEMLRSLVDHVGNDTLLLVAGDHGMTETGDHGGDSEKEVNAALFVYSRTPLFGSGPPEEPETIPQVNLVPTMALLLGVPIPYSNIGEVMAELFSGDGDTVSAALQQLSVYHINAKQVNRFLQSYSLVAQDLPAEQLQHLQELFSSAVEEHTQLLAQVQGTTVVPAELESRLGSLIGRFQRYLREARAVCTQSWARFHPLRMVGGCILIASSCLLCYMVSELATSSHSFCRSCLLYPLPWVLVGALLGLAHVFTQKGLDLLLVSSWAAAASQLGFFWHWWGQHPKRARLAGSQPPLASSGLRQRLRAWLGLAFPMGILFFRCGAMFSDSFVVAEARVAPFLLASLVMLLVGKLHWDGRLTVPESPKQQLLGFSSYRREIWYLLCLVAMLLVCVRLSSFFHQCREEIPQCRPSVFLSPLASLRNTRAKNLFYLLCVALLAGLVYAVQSWLRHYGNLNSSDPLVLFVRWGFPLVVLCIACYWAVASSADDSLGKLQELVQVAVVVFPRAVYGLASVGLLLLLCNPMTVFAKDTRELAGSIVTPYLGVPSSEVDFRHVIPQIYKRMQESQRSRLERGSCRATVAAYGLGSVYSAALVIALTLLGFLLMLLHSERLSFAFLLLFVEAFVLLHIHTCARGLAGDAEPFSVPWYAVISWLLAASQFFYSTGHQPIFPAIHWNAAFVGFHLDHSTNLLPAVLVGANTFASHILFAVGCPLLLLWPFVCEMTNSQRKKPKKESREELQEVEERMMEMRLRESPEKFSTALLRLGLKYLFVLGAQIPL